The stretch of DNA AGCCGGCAAAACATACTGGCCGAAAAATGCATCGCTTGATGCCAAGGGAAGGTACCAGATGGCGCTTAGTCTAATCACCAACATCGGCTCGCTGATCGCGTCGAACGGATTGACGCAGAATCAGAACGGGCTCAACCAGTCGATCGCGCAGCTTTCGAGCGGCAAGCGCATCGTCAGTTCGGCAAACGACCCTGCAGGTCTCGCCATCGCGAGCCAGACCGCCGGCACGCTGTCGGGGCTCACCCAGGCCTCGGCGAATGACGCCAACGCACAAAGCTTCCTGCAGACCGCCGATGGCGCATTGGCCAATATCAACAACGTCCTGACGACGCTGCAGCAGGTCGCGACCGAAGCCGCTGACGGTTCTTTCAGCTCCTCACAGTTGGCCGACCTGCAGACCCAGTACGCCAGCCTCTATTCGCAGATCGACTCGATCGCGCAGAGCGCGCAATTCAACGGCATCGCCCTGCTCAGCGGCGGCAGCAAGACTTTCCAGGTGGGGTCGGCGAACACCGGCGCCCAGCAGCAGAGCGTCGCCTTGCCCACCATCTCAGCAGCCAGCCTCCTTAGTTCGACCACGCCAGTCTCCGGCACGGCTCTGGTGGCAGGCACCAACGTCAGCATCGCCGCGCCGGTCGGCGTCGCGGCGCATGTCGCGCTGGGCGGTACGGCAGCTTCTTCGAGCGGTTTGGCGAATCAAGCTGCGGCAACAGCCACCAATGACAAATTAAGTTCGAATGCACCGAGCAGCCTCACCCTGACGGTCGTTTCGATCAACAACGGTGCAGCCACCAGCGGCGCGCTAGGCACTGACAACATCACCTTCCAGGTGGCGGACTCAACCGGCGGCGGCGGCCAAGTCACGCTCTATGGCGCAGCCGCGCAGCTCGCCATCACCAACGTCGATAACCTGGGCTTCGATCTCAAGGTCGGCAACGCTGCCGATACCTTCAAGGTCGGCGACCAGATTTCGCTCAACTTCGGCACCGCCGGCGGCGTCTCTAACGTCTCGACCCAGGCCGCCGCGCAGACCGCGATCGGCGCCGTCCAGACCGCCATCCAGACCGTCGCGACCGACCGCGCCAGTATCGGCGCCAGTCTCGGCCAGCTCGCCACCACGGCGACCAATCTGAGCACCTATAGCCAGAACTTAACCCAAGCACTGTCGACGATTCAGGACGCCAACGTCGCGCAGACCTTTGCCCAGTTCACCAAGGAATCAGTGTTGCAGCAGGCGGGCGTCCAGGTGTTACGGCAGGCCGACGCGGCGCCCCAGCAGTTGCTGGCGCTCTTTCAGTAACGTTCCGCTAACCGGCGGGGAAGAGGGCGGCGCCGCCGTCCCCTCCCCGCCGTCAGCCGCCAAAGATTACACCTTCGGGTAAGCCACGGGTAAAGCACAATGGCAGGAGCACCGCCGATCACTTTCGGCAATTTCACCGGCATCAATTTCAACCAGATCATCCAGACGGAGGTCGCGGCCGCCTCGGTCCCGATCACCAACCTCAACAATCAAATCGGCGCCGAGAACACCCAGATCAGCTCGCTCGGCGCGATCAGCGCCAACGTCAGCTTGCTGCAAAGCGCCGTCGCCAACCTCAATACCGACGCGACCACGCCCCAGCAGGCGGTCAACGTCCAGGCCGGCGCGCCCTTCACCGCCTCCAGCACCGGCAGTCCCGCCAGCGGCGTCTACAACGTGACGGTCAGCGCGCTGGCGACCTCGCAAATCAGCGCCTCGCAGGGTTTTGCCAGCTCCGCCAGCACCTTGGGGACAGGTACGGTAACCTTGACGGTCGGTGGCGTCGCTCATCAGATCACCGTCGACACCACCAACAACACGCTCTCGGGCCTCGCCGGCGCGATCAACACCGCCAACTTGGGCGTCACCGCCCAGGTCGTGAATACCGGATTGCCGGGCGCGCCCTATCGCCTCGAACTCTCCTCGAACTCGACCGGCGCCGCCAACGCCTTCAGCGTCAGCTCGAGTCTGAGCGGCGGCGCGTCGCCCGATTTCAGTGCCAACGAAATCGGCCCGGTCTCCCTAGATTCGGTCACGGGCACCGCCGCCCCGACGATCAGCGGGACTTATAGCGGCAAGCTCTCGCAGGGTTATCGCTTCACCGTAACGAGCGGCGGGACGGTGGGCTCGACGCCGTTGACGATCTCTTACGTCAGCGATTCCGGTGAAACCGGCACCATCGACGTCTCGGCCAATTACGCAACCGGCAGTCCCCTCGCCGTGGTTGACGGCGTGACGCTCTCGCTCAACGCCGGCATCCTTAATACCGGCGACCAGTTCTCGGTGGCCGCCTTCGCGCCGGCGATCGCGAGCGCAGCGAACGCGCAGGTCCAGGCCGGTAATCAGATCGTCAGTTCCGCCAGCAACAGCGTCACCAACGCGATCCCGGGGGTGACGCTCAATCTTTCGAGCACCGGCGGCCCGACCACCGTCACGGTCAGCCAGAACGTCAACAGCCTGACTGCCGACGTCAACACTTTCGTCAACGCCTACAATGGATTACTTACCGGTACCAACAGCTTCGTCCAGGCGGTCCCCGGCCAGCCAGCCCCGGCGCTTGCCAGCAACGGCGGCCTCGAAACCTTGCTGTCAAGCCTGGGCTCCAGCCTCGGTACGGTTAATTTGTCAACCCTCGGCATCACGATCGATTCCAAGTCCGGTCAACTGATATTCAACAGCACAACCTTCGCCACCAACGTTGCTTCCAACCCGACCGGCGTTAACAGCGCGCTGAGCGCGATCAATACCGCACTCAGTCCGACCATCACTTCCACGCTGGCGCCCAGCACCGGACTCATCGCGTCGGATACCACTACCATCCAGAATGAGATCACCCAGCAGAACGCCCAAATCACCAGCCTTCAGACCCAGGTGACCAACGAGCAGAATGCGCTCACGACCCAGTATGCCCTGCTGCAGGCGCAAATCGCCCAATACCAGAGCGTCGAGCTCTACCTGAACACGCAGAGTTCATCCGGCAGCTCGTCGAACTCCAGCACCTCGAGCTCGCCCATCGGCTCGAATCTTACGGTCAACGGCTAAGCGACCTAAATCGAGGACCCCCTAATCATGCGTAACGCCACCGCCTATCTGAACACGCAGACCACGACGCTTAATCACGAGCGGGCCTTCGAAGAACTATATCTGCGTCTGGCGCGATGGACCCACGAGATTGCCGTGGCTGATCCCGCTCCGGCGTGGGAAGTCACGGGCGCACAGCTCGACCGCTGCATCGCCTTGCTCGGCTACATGAGCGGAGTCATCGACTTAAGCCACAGCTACGAGGTCGCCGCCGCGATTCTGAGTCTGCATCGCTTTGCGATCGGTGCGCTGGTGCAGGCCAAGAGCGAACGCGCCGCGGCGCGGCTCGACGGGCTGCCGCAGCTCTTCGTCTCGCTGGCCGGGATCTTCGCGGCGATCAGCGAGCGCGCCGCCGCCGCGCCGCGGTCACTCTCCGCCTGAGGCGGCGGCGTACGAGGCCGCCCGGCTCGCGCCCGCGTCTTGTACTACGACAAGCCGCCGTGCCAAGAAGAAGCGGGAGCCGCGATCACAATGAGAATTCTTTCGACGGTGGGGCTGGAGCCCGAAGAGCTGCGTGAACTCGAACGCGTCAGCGGCGGCGCCGAGATCATCGACCGGCGATGCCGCTCGCAGGCCGAGATGATCGAAGCCGCGGCGAACGGCTGCGACGTGCTTTTCAGCTTTCGCGCGCCTGACGAGTTGATCCGCAAATCACCGGCCCTCAAGTGGATTCAATTTCTTTCGGCCGGCGCCGACCATGTGATGAAGGGCGAGCTGCGCGCGCGCACCGAAGTCGCGATCACCAACGCCAGCGGCATTCACTCGACGCCCATCTCCGAGTACACGATCGCCTCGATGCTCGCCTGGTCGCACGGTTTTCACGTCACGATGCGCGCGCAGATGCGCCGCGAGTGGCTGCGCAACTGGGCCTTCATGGACTCGGTTGATTCGCTGCGCGGCAAGACCTTGGGCGTGATCGGCTACGGCTCGATTGGCCGCGAAACCGCGCGCCTCGGCCACGCCTTCGGCATGACGATCCTCGCGCTTAAGCGCAATCCCGATCAGCGCGCCGACACCGGCTGGAGCCCTCCGGGCATCGGCGATCCGGAAGGCAAGCTGCCCGCGCGATGGTTCGGACCCGCCGACTGTTCAGCGATCGTGCGCGAGAGCGACTTCATCACGGTCACGCTGCCGGCAACCCCGGCCACCCGCGGCTTTATCGGTGCCGCGCAGATCTCCGCGATGCGCCCGCACGCCTACCTGGTCAATATCGGACGCGGCGAGGTCATCGATCAGGACGCGCTCATCGCGGCCTTGCGCGAAAAACGCCTCGGCGGCGCCGGCCTCGACGTTTTCGAGCGCGAACCGCTCGAAGCCGAGAGCGCGTTGTGGGATCTCGACAACACGATTCTAACGCCCCACATGTCGGGCGCGTTCAAGGGCTACAACTCGGCCTGTTGCCAGCTATTCGCGGAGAATCTCGGCCGCTTCGTCGCGGGCCAGCCCCTGCTCAATCAGGTCGACCGCAAACTCGGCTACTAGTGTCGTGTGTCAGAGGTTGATTCAAGAATCTGTGAACCGTCGACAAGATGGAAAAGTCTGAAGCTCTTGGTGCGGTGCGTCGAAACGGGCGACTTTGCGCAGCGTTGGCGAAAAGTGCTTACCACGACCTGAGCCGTAGAGCGGCGGGCCCCTTGGCGCTAGAATGGTCGGGTGGTATGGTGGCGCGCACAGGGCGCGAATTCCGGGTTTAGGGTCTTGGTGGTCGACGATCAGGAGGAAACCCTGATCTCAACTGAGTTGCTGCTCCATCGCGAAGGCCATCAGGTGGCGCTCGCCGCCAGTGGGCGCGAAGCCCTCGCCGTGCATCGGCAGGCCCCCGCCGATTTGTTGCTGATCGATTACTTCATGCCGCAGATGACCGGCGAGGAATTAATTCGCCAGATTCGCACCTTCGATCCAGATGTGCAGATCATTCTGCAGACCGGCTACGCGGGCGAACGTCCGCCGCGCGAAATGCTCAAGCGGCTGGCTATCCAGGGCTATCACGACAAATCCGAGGGTCCCGACCATCTGCTCCTCTGGGTCGACGTCGCACTCAAAGCGGCGGCGCAGCTCCGGCGGATTCGCCAGGATGCCCGGGCACTGCTGGATTCGCGTTCGGAACTGCGGCGCCTCTCGGACCGGCTGCTGCATTTGCAGGACGAGGTCTGCGAGGGCATCAGCCGCGAGCTGCACGATCATCTCGGACAGCTCCTCACGGCGCTGGCGCTGGATCTCGACTGGGTGGCGCCCCGGCTCACCGCCCAGCCCGCTTCGTGCAGCGAGCGTCTGCGCGAAGCGGCGGGGCTGGTGCGCGAGGCGATCGCGGAGACTCGCGAGCTCTGCGCGACGCTGCGGCCGGGCAATCTGGGGGCGGGCGGATTGGTTTCCGCGCTGGAGACCTATGCCAATGAGTTCGCCACGCGGGCGAGCCTGGAGCTTGAGTTTACCAGCGCGTTGACCGAAGACCCCGCCGCTACCACCGAGTTGGCGCGCCAGGTGTATCGGATTGTGCAGGAGGCGCTTAGCAATATCGCGCGTCACGCCGGCGCGACCGCGGTGCGGATCGCGATCACGCGCGCGGGGGAGGGGTTCACGCTGACGGCTGTAGACAACGGGCGGGGCTTCGATCCGGCGGCGATCACCGATCCCCACGCGGTCGGACTGATCGGGATGCGCGAACGGGCCTTGATGATCGGTGCGCGCCTGGTGATCGAGTCCGCACCGGGCAAGGGCGCGCGGATCGCGCTCGAAGTCCCGCGCAGCGGCTGAGTAAAGGTCACTGGCGGCGCTCGCGCGGGCGGGCAACACTTGGCGCAGCGCAATGGTGGGATCGAATCCGAACGATGGCTTTTAAAATTCTGCTGGCCGACGATCATCCGATCGTGCGCGAAGGCGTGCGGCGGCTGTTCGCGGACTCGCGCGAGTTACGTGTGGTGGGAGAAGCGCGGGATAGCCATGAGGCCCTGCGGCTGGCGCGCAAACTGCGCCCCGACGTCGCGCTGATTGATTTGTCGATGCCCGGCCTGGACGGTATCGAGCTTACGCGCGAGTTGCTGATTGAGCAGCCCGAGCTTAAGGTCATCGTGTTGACGATGCATGCGAATGAAGAATACGCGGTGCGTGCCCTGCAGGCTGGCGCCCGCGGTTTTATCGGCAAAGGGATCGCTGGAGAGGAGCTGACCGCCGCCGTGCTCAAAATTGCCGGTGGCGGCACCTACCTGCCGCCGGCGCTGCTCGAGAATCTGCCCCGGCGGCTGGCGGCAAGCGGCAAGGGGGTTGGTGCGGGATCGCTGGCTGACCTGTCCGATCGCGAATTGCAGGTGCTGAAGCTCCTGGCGGAGGGCCGTACCGGCCGCGAAATCGGCGAAACCCTCCACCTCAGCGTCAAGACCGTCGATACCTATCGGGCGCGCCTGCTCGCCAAGCTCGGGCTCAAGACCACGGCCGATCTGATCCGCTTTGCCCTGCGCAGCAAGCTGATCGATGACGCCTGGTGAGGGCGCACGAGCGCAATCCTGGATGAGGTTTCAGATTTATCCTGACAAAAGGCGTTCCGGCGGCGTTCTAAAGGGACCTCATGGGACGACTGAGCAGCGGCGCCGGGTGGACCGACCACCGTCGCGGTATGCTCAAGCGGGACCCATGAATTAGCCGGGCGGCCGTGAGCCGTCGGTCGCATCGGGGCGCCGCGGGCGTGCTCGTCGTCCTGCTTGGAGCCCTTGCCGGCATGGTGACGGTCAACAGCGTGCGCTGGATCGGAATGACTTTCCCCGGATTTTTCGCGCCGCGGGCCCGCCTCAGAAAAATCCTGACGACGGTTTCAGCCGATTCGCCCGTGAACTTCCAGCGCCCGTCTGACCTCTCGACGTTGTCGCGGAGACGCGCCGCGATCAATCATCCACATGTGCTTCACTTGGAGCCGCAATTAATGCATATCCCCACTGAGCCGGAGCCGGCGCGCAGCGGGTTTCAGTCCGAACGCGGCAAGCGGCGCGCCTGCGGGCGCGTTCAGGCGAGTATCAAAAATTTTGCAACCATAGCGAAGGTGTAAGCATGGCGACGAAAGAGCGGATAGTGCTGGTGACTGGCGGCGCAGGGTTTATCGGGTCCCATCTGACCGACGCCCTGATCGCAAAGGGGATGCGGACGCGGGTGCTGGACAATTTCGCGACCGGCCGCCGCGCCGTACTCAATCCGCGGGCTGAACTGGTCGAGGCGGATATCTGCGACCCAGAGCGGATCAAGCCGGCCTTCGCCGGCGTCGACTGTGTCTTTCATACCGCAGCGCTGGCGCGGGTGCCGCTCTCGATCGTCAAGCCGCGCGAGACTCACCTGACCAATGCGCTCGGCACGCTAAACGTCCTGATGGCGGCGCATGCCGCTGGGGTGCGGCGCGTCGTCTACTCCGGGTCGTCCTCGGTCTACGGCGACCAGACCGAACTGCCCCTACGCGAAGAAATGACGCCGAACCCGCTCAATCCATACGCCCTGCAGAAGCTCGTGGGCGAGCAGTACACCCGCCTGTTCCATCAATTGTTCGGGTTGCAAACGCTGACCCTGCGCTACTTCAATGTGTTTGGGCCGCGGATGACCATCGAGGGCGCGTACGTCACCGTGATTAGCACGTTCCTGCGCGCGCAACGTGCGGGCCAGCCGCTGACGATTCATGGCGATGGCGAGCAGACCCGCGACTTCACCCATGTCCACGATGTCGTGCGGGCCAATCTGCTCGCGATGGACTGCTTCATCGCCGACGGCCGGGCGCTGAATATCGGACAGGGCCGCAATCTGAGCGTGAATCGTATTGCGGCTTTGTTCGGCGGTGCGACGGTGCGTGGTCCGGCGCGGGCCGGTGACGCGCGCCATACGCTGGCCGATTACAGCGCCGCGGCCCGGGTGCTCGGCTGGCAGCCGCAAATCGGGACCGAGGATGGGGTGGCCGAACTGATCGCGGAAGCCGCATGGCCGCCAATTACTACTGCGCCCGACCGATTGGTCGCAGACGCTTCACCGCAACCCTCGTGAGGCGCGGCGCCCACTTTACTTTCAAAAACTCCTGACACGAACTGTTTGGCACAATTCGGGTAAGATAAGCAGGCCATGACAAAATATAGACATTGGTTTCGCTCGCCCTTCGTCATCGGATTGATCGCCGTCATCGGGCTGCTGAGCATTACCCTGAGCACGGTCGCGTGGGCCGGATGCGGATGCAGCAAGCCGCCGCCGCTGCCGGGATCAGTGATCCCGTCATTCGGCGTACCCGGCATGCAACTCACGTTTTTTGGTCCGCAGCTCAGCGTCGGCCAGACCTGGAACGTGACCTTTAGCGGCGGGGGCAGTTCGTATACGAGCACAGGCGCGGTCGTACTCAAACGCGCGATCACCGATCCGAGCGGCCTCACGTGGAGCCCGCAACTGGCGATAACGGCACCCGACGAACTGCCGCCGGGCCCGGTGAGTATCGCGCTCGCCAGCGGCAGCCTCACGATGGCGATCCCGTCGAGCTCGTTCACGATGCTGGGCCGGCCGGCGACGGCGGCGTCGCTGGTGGCGTCAACCAATCTCGATCCGTTTACCTCGGCGGTCGGTTCCGACGGCACCTTCTATCTCGCCCTCGGCGGTCTGCAAGCGGTCTGCGACCCGGTGCAGATTACGGCGTACTTCGATAACTATCCGCTGACCTTCGCCACCGGCGACGTCCAGATCTTCAACTGGCAGGGTTACTATATTGATGCGCTGAACTCGACCAGCCAGAACCATTTTCAAGTGCAGCCGCCGAGCGATGATTCGGGCAGCGACGGGCTGTTCTACTCCCGTCATTCGTTCGAGAATTACTGTGCGCAGCACATGCCTGGCCAGCCCA from Candidatus Binataceae bacterium encodes:
- a CDS encoding flagellin — protein: MALSLITNIGSLIASNGLTQNQNGLNQSIAQLSSGKRIVSSANDPAGLAIASQTAGTLSGLTQASANDANAQSFLQTADGALANINNVLTTLQQVATEAADGSFSSSQLADLQTQYASLYSQIDSIAQSAQFNGIALLSGGSKTFQVGSANTGAQQQSVALPTISAASLLSSTTPVSGTALVAGTNVSIAAPVGVAAHVALGGTAASSSGLANQAAATATNDKLSSNAPSSLTLTVVSINNGAATSGALGTDNITFQVADSTGGGGQVTLYGAAAQLAITNVDNLGFDLKVGNAADTFKVGDQISLNFGTAGGVSNVSTQAAAQTAIGAVQTAIQTVATDRASIGASLGQLATTATNLSTYSQNLTQALSTIQDANVAQTFAQFTKESVLQQAGVQVLRQADAAPQQLLALFQ
- the fliD gene encoding flagellar filament capping protein FliD, with protein sequence MAGAPPITFGNFTGINFNQIIQTEVAAASVPITNLNNQIGAENTQISSLGAISANVSLLQSAVANLNTDATTPQQAVNVQAGAPFTASSTGSPASGVYNVTVSALATSQISASQGFASSASTLGTGTVTLTVGGVAHQITVDTTNNTLSGLAGAINTANLGVTAQVVNTGLPGAPYRLELSSNSTGAANAFSVSSSLSGGASPDFSANEIGPVSLDSVTGTAAPTISGTYSGKLSQGYRFTVTSGGTVGSTPLTISYVSDSGETGTIDVSANYATGSPLAVVDGVTLSLNAGILNTGDQFSVAAFAPAIASAANAQVQAGNQIVSSASNSVTNAIPGVTLNLSSTGGPTTVTVSQNVNSLTADVNTFVNAYNGLLTGTNSFVQAVPGQPAPALASNGGLETLLSSLGSSLGTVNLSTLGITIDSKSGQLIFNSTTFATNVASNPTGVNSALSAINTALSPTITSTLAPSTGLIASDTTTIQNEITQQNAQITSLQTQVTNEQNALTTQYALLQAQIAQYQSVELYLNTQSSSGSSSNSSTSSSPIGSNLTVNG
- a CDS encoding D-2-hydroxyacid dehydrogenase — encoded protein: MRILSTVGLEPEELRELERVSGGAEIIDRRCRSQAEMIEAAANGCDVLFSFRAPDELIRKSPALKWIQFLSAGADHVMKGELRARTEVAITNASGIHSTPISEYTIASMLAWSHGFHVTMRAQMRREWLRNWAFMDSVDSLRGKTLGVIGYGSIGRETARLGHAFGMTILALKRNPDQRADTGWSPPGIGDPEGKLPARWFGPADCSAIVRESDFITVTLPATPATRGFIGAAQISAMRPHAYLVNIGRGEVIDQDALIAALREKRLGGAGLDVFEREPLEAESALWDLDNTILTPHMSGAFKGYNSACCQLFAENLGRFVAGQPLLNQVDRKLGY
- a CDS encoding response regulator, with the protein product MVDDQEETLISTELLLHREGHQVALAASGREALAVHRQAPADLLLIDYFMPQMTGEELIRQIRTFDPDVQIILQTGYAGERPPREMLKRLAIQGYHDKSEGPDHLLLWVDVALKAAAQLRRIRQDARALLDSRSELRRLSDRLLHLQDEVCEGISRELHDHLGQLLTALALDLDWVAPRLTAQPASCSERLREAAGLVREAIAETRELCATLRPGNLGAGGLVSALETYANEFATRASLELEFTSALTEDPAATTELARQVYRIVQEALSNIARHAGATAVRIAITRAGEGFTLTAVDNGRGFDPAAITDPHAVGLIGMRERALMIGARLVIESAPGKGARIALEVPRSG
- a CDS encoding response regulator transcription factor; its protein translation is MAFKILLADDHPIVREGVRRLFADSRELRVVGEARDSHEALRLARKLRPDVALIDLSMPGLDGIELTRELLIEQPELKVIVLTMHANEEYAVRALQAGARGFIGKGIAGEELTAAVLKIAGGGTYLPPALLENLPRRLAASGKGVGAGSLADLSDRELQVLKLLAEGRTGREIGETLHLSVKTVDTYRARLLAKLGLKTTADLIRFALRSKLIDDAW
- a CDS encoding flagellar protein FliS, coding for MRNATAYLNTQTTTLNHERAFEELYLRLARWTHEIAVADPAPAWEVTGAQLDRCIALLGYMSGVIDLSHSYEVAAAILSLHRFAIGALVQAKSERAAARLDGLPQLFVSLAGIFAAISERAAAAPRSLSA
- a CDS encoding NAD-dependent epimerase/dehydratase family protein; this translates as MATKERIVLVTGGAGFIGSHLTDALIAKGMRTRVLDNFATGRRAVLNPRAELVEADICDPERIKPAFAGVDCVFHTAALARVPLSIVKPRETHLTNALGTLNVLMAAHAAGVRRVVYSGSSSVYGDQTELPLREEMTPNPLNPYALQKLVGEQYTRLFHQLFGLQTLTLRYFNVFGPRMTIEGAYVTVISTFLRAQRAGQPLTIHGDGEQTRDFTHVHDVVRANLLAMDCFIADGRALNIGQGRNLSVNRIAALFGGATVRGPARAGDARHTLADYSAAARVLGWQPQIGTEDGVAELIAEAAWPPITTAPDRLVADASPQPS